One window of the Lepeophtheirus salmonis chromosome 7, UVic_Lsal_1.4, whole genome shotgun sequence genome contains the following:
- the LOC121121469 gene encoding uncharacterized protein yields the protein MSIILHQHPSRVPVTLRDFIWSDPFRSSDWNDFNKVQKKFLDSCMESTSRSKESQVKKCSCRTRNTIEQKEEKEIKESREQQESKDTNEALNHFINKDNQVMQIKDEKDKLEITLDTQQFEPEEVQVYVKDGYIHVEAKHEESSENGDKYSAQQWVRRYALPKNTLPETVVANLSSDGLLMITATKSEDKVEETQKDVQVQEFNQNDEIEETDLVADGLSSEEAVPSSLYLEL from the exons atgtCCATAATTCTTCATCAACATCCTTCAAGAGTTCCTGTAACACTAAGAGACTTTATTTGGTCAGATCCCTTTCGTTCTTCAGATTGGAACGACTTTAACAaggttcaaaaaaaattccttgataGTTGTATGGAGTCAACTTCTAGATCTAAAGAATCACAAGTGAAGAAGTGCTCCTGCCGTACTAGAAATACTAtagaacaaaaagaagaaaaagaaatcaagGAATCTCGGGAGCAACAAGAATCCAAGGATACAAATGAagcattaaatcattttataaacaaagacAATCAAGTCATGCAAATCAAAGATGAAAAAGACAAACTAGAAATTACTTTGGATACTCAACAATTCGAGCCAGAAGAAGTACAAGTTTATGTGAAGGATGGATACATTCATGTTGAAGCGAAACATGAAGAGAGTTCAGAGAATGGAGACAAGTACTCTGCTCAACAATGGGTCAGAAGGTATGCATTACCCAAAAACACTTTACCTGAGACTGTTGTAGCTAATCTCTCATCTGATGGTCTCTTAATGATTACAGCAACAAAA TCTGAAGATAAAGTTGAGGAAACCCAGAAAGATGTTCAGGTTCAGGAATTCAATCAAAATGACGAGATTGAAGAGACTGATCTAGTTGCAGATGGACTTTCATCTGAGGAAGCTGTTCCTTCATCATTGTATTTGGAACTCTAG
- the LOC121122056 gene encoding protein lethal(2)essential for life: MEQKEIKDSQQESKDTNEALNLFKNKDNQVMQIKDEEDKLEITLDTQQFKPEEVQVYVKDGYIHVEAKHEESSESGDKYSAQQWVRRYALPKNTLPETVVANLSSDGLLMITATKNKETIGSSQITVPISMIKN, translated from the coding sequence ATGGAACAAAAAGAAATCAAGGATTCTCAACAAGAATCCAAGGATACAAATGAAGCattaaatcttttcaaaaacaaagacaATCAAGTCATGCAAATCAAAGATGAAGAAGACAAACTAGAAATTACTTTGGATACTCAACAATTCAAGCCAGAAGAAGTACAAGTTTATGTGAAGGATGGATACATTCATGTTGAAGCGAAACATGAAGAGAGTTCAGAGAGTGGAGACAAGTACTCTGCTCAACAATGGGTCAGAAGGTATGCATTACCCAAAAACACTTTACCAGAGACCGTTGTAGCTAATCTCTCATCTGATGGTCTCTTAATGATTACAgcaacaaaaaataaggaaacaaTAGGATCCAGTCAGATCACTGTTCCTATCAgcatgattaaaaattaa